Proteins from a single region of Ischnura elegans chromosome 2, ioIscEleg1.1, whole genome shotgun sequence:
- the LOC124174212 gene encoding piggyBac transposable element-derived protein 2-like, translated as MTAGDLTLEITVTVDSVKIAQAATKAHRNCIKRGLRLNEILDALLEDDVSPESIAICPPVEEKGMISDQDSDLSDEEVEGDFSHLPARILQSEVHADFSEEAEERLVQNGRGNFSEMCETSVTLTVKKPKKRKRCYPVRCWEENCQDFASKIENVSPKYLPNAEDHLRETVNSPFDALKAIFSECLVNRIVIESNRYAAQHLVHGLEATSDEIHSLIGVMLLSGYHRLSQKRMYWKVDPDCHVKIVADAIRRNKFENLLRYLHLADNDANNGSDRMYKVRPLFDFLNQAFKQIEPGNSLSIDESMILYYGRHGSKQFIRGKPIRFGFKLWVAADPTGYIHHAEPYCGSSTRLPDTGLGQGGGRCVRFSRGFRQPIYVS; from the coding sequence GGCCCATAGGAATTGTATTAAACGAGGCTTGCGCCTGAATGAAATTCTAGATGCCCTATTGGAGGACGATGTTTCCCCGGAAAGCATTGCCATTTGCCCTCCCGTTGAAGAGAAGGGAATGATAAGCGATCAGGATTCCGATCTTTCTGACGAGGAGGTGGAAGGAGACTTCAGCCATCTTCCGGCTCGTATTCTGCAGTCAGAGGTTCATGCTGACTTCTCCGAGGAGGCTGAGGAGAGATTGGTCCAGAATGGACGGGGTAATTTCAGTGAAATGTGTGAAACCTCAGTAACGCTAACCGTGAAGAAGCCCAAGAAGCGAAAGCGTTGTTACCCCGTGCGATGTTGGGAGGAAAACTGTCAGGACTTTGcttccaaaattgaaaatgtatcgccAAAATATCTCCCCAATGCGGAAGACCATTTGCGCGAAACTGTGAACTCCCCATTTGATGCCTTGAAAGCAATTTTTTCGGAATGTTTAGTGAATCGTATAGTCATAGAAAGCAACCGGTATGCCGCCCAACATCTTGTTCATGGTTTAGAGGCAACAAGTGACGAAATACATTCATTAATAGGGGTAATGCTTTTGTCAGGATACCACCGCCTCTCTCAAAAGAGAATGTATTGGAAGGTGGACCCGGATTGCCACGTGAAAATAGTTGCGGATGCAATAAGGCGAAAcaagtttgaaaatttacttcGCTACCTTCACCTGGCAGATAATGATGCTAACAATGGGAGTGACCGAATGTACAAGGTACGTCCTTTGTTTGATTTCCTCAACCAGGCATTCAAACAAATAGAACCGGGGAACAGTTTGAGCATCGATGAGAGCATGATTCTCTATTACGGCCGGCATGGGAGCAAACAGTTTATTAGAGGAAAACCCATTCGCTTTGGATTCAAGCTGTGGGTTGCTGCTGATCCAACAGGCTACATACATCATGCTGAGCCTTACTGCGGTTCATCCACTCGTCTTCCTGACACTGGGTTGGGCCAAGGGGGGGGACGTTGTGTTAGGTTTAGCAGAGGATTTCGACAACCTATTTACGTCAGTTGA